A genomic region of Zea mays cultivar B73 chromosome 6, Zm-B73-REFERENCE-NAM-5.0, whole genome shotgun sequence contains the following coding sequences:
- the LOC103630700 gene encoding uncharacterized protein isoform X1 produces MTALHHLLCRSHFSLEARKINPRVSASNPRPMPDANELEAARRVATFTLAELSISSSTLPPRSNLPALFRRCLQLLPLLNAGDPKLAARCCRGLLASVGAILSRDLSPSLLPAIEVFTESVVSSDHLRSCLIIANCAAREGSRMFAEADPYEDEHIMLELVCRHFISSLLDEGAFEVFLSALSWSGRALQRTPEISFQGAFVLVQRTYLSLPAVVQAHLLLLMSRCTSGQNLNSHMLAFRYAMNLYVRYLPALRVFNITRSAIPPLNYLGKKRSFSCIKDSTDQKLRSQIYRLLSFCELHCGDDLPVNESDIGCIIEMNQHMFLEKFRQECIVFVKGILSSILCCAKQKEVSEPDTEVSDEIICLAAATRVMGSSILYILHNKNYEANCKEYNVICEIISLLGQYGTDELHRYDLLAIIGESVESESASMLMLAHFASLSTCCLRRRLGFLWKGCIIMMMIATNLIAEEQSWGTFHLPMDVSKYSPVFCNTEKGIVEVSARTKEIILRYKSIHKSHNKGRRFYDDGISLGAPEECNSRVGKPAGQRFFECHPEYSRKSWADILDYVECEEGKDYSNALKQLQKFKKFKYRKWFDKRQSKRQCIMDTLGLKSRS; encoded by the exons ATGACAGCTTTGCATCACCTTCTCTGCCGCTCCCATTTCTCCCTCGAGGCAAGAAAAATAAATCCTAGGGTTTCTGCCTCCAATCCGCGGCCGATGCCTGACGCCAATGAGCTGGAAGCCGCCCGGCGCGTGGCGACCTTCACCTTGGCGGAGCTCTCTATCTCCTCTTCGACGTTGCCTCCTCGCTccaacctcccggcgctctttcgCCGCTGCCTCCAGTTGCTGCCTCTTCTCAACGCTGGCGATCCAAAACTAGCCGCTCGATGCTGCCGCGGCCTCCTCGCTTCCGTTGGCGCCATCCTCTCTCGGGACCTCTCGCCCTCCCTCCTCCCTGCAATCGAG GTCTTCACTGAGAGTGTTGTTTCTAGTGACCATTTGAGGAGCTGCTTGATTATAGCCAACTGTGCTGCACGTGAAGGATCAAGGATGTTCGCTGAGGCTGACCCATACGAGGATGAGCACATAATGCTTGAACTTGTGTGCCGCCACTTCATTTCATCATTACTGGACGAGGGGGCATTTGAGGTGTTTCTGAGTGCACTTTCTTGGTCGGGGAGGGCATTGCAGCGGACTCCAGAAATCAGCTTTCAGGGGGCTTTTGTGCTGGTTCAAAGGACCTACCTCTCTTTGCCGGCTGTTGTACAAGCACATCTTTTACTGCTCATGTCAAGATGCACCAGTGGTCAAAATCTTAACTCGCATATGCTAGCGTTTAGATATGCCATGAATCTTTATGTCAGATATTTACCGGCATTGCGTGTTTTCAACATAACCCGCAGTGCAATACCCCCACTGAATTATTTGGGCAAGAAAAGATCTTTTAGTTGTATCAAAGATAGCACTGATCAGAAACTCAGAAGTCAGATCTATCGTCTGCTTTCGTTTTGTGAATTGCACTGTGGTGATGATCTTCCTGTCAATGAGAGTGATATTGGTTGCATAATTGAAATGAACCAGCATATGTTTCTTGAAAAGTTCAGGCAAGAATGTATTGTGTTTGTGAAGGGTATATTGTCTAGTATCCTGTGCTGTGCAAAGCAAAAGGAGGTGAGTGAACCTGATACTGAGGTATCAGATGAGATTATTTGCCTTGCTGCAGCAACTAGGGTAATGGGCTCCTCAATTCTATACATCCTGCACAATAAAAATTATGAAGCAAACTGCAAGGAATACAATGTTATATGTGAAATTATCAGTTTGCTTGGGCAATATGGAACAGATGAGCTTCATAGATATGACCTCCTGGCTATTATTGGGGAGTCAGTGGAAAGTGAAAGTGCCTCAATGCTAATGTTGGCTCATTTTGCTAGCTTATCAACTTGTTGTTTAAGAAGAAGGCTTGGCTTTCTGTGGAAAGGTTGTATTATCATGATGATGATCGCCACAAATCTTATTGCTGAAGAGCAAAGTTGGGGTACATTTCATCTCCCTATGGATGTCTCCAAATATTCTCCAGTTTTCTGCAATACCGAAAAGGGGATTGTAGAG GTTTCTGCTCGAACTAAAGAGATAATATTACGGTATAAAAGCATACATAAATCTCATAATAAAGGCAGGCGCTTTTATGATGATGGAATCAG TTTGGGCGCTCCTGAGGAATGCAATTCCAGAGTTGGAAAGCCTGCCGGTCAAAGGTTTTTTGAGTGTCATCCTGAATATTCACGAAAGTCGTGGGCTGATATACTGGATTATGTTGAATGTGAAGAAGGAAAAGATTATTCAAATGCCTTGAAGCAACTCCAAAAGTTTAAGAAGtttaaatatagaaaatggtTCGACAAGAGACAATCTAAACGGCAGTGTATCATGGATACTTTGGGACTCAAGTCAAGGAGCTAG
- the LOC103630700 gene encoding uncharacterized protein isoform X3, whose protein sequence is MTALHHLLCRSHFSLEARKINPRVSASNPRPMPDANELEAARRVATFTLAELSISSSTLPPRSNLPALFRRCLQLLPLLNAGDPKLAARCCRGLLASVGAILSRDLSPSLLPAIEVFTESVVSSDHLRSCLIIANCAAREGSRMFAEADPYEDEHIMLELVCRHFISSLLDEGAFEVFLSALSWSGRALQRTPEISFQGAFVLVQRTYLSLPAVVQAHLLLLMSRCTSGQNLNSHMLAFRYAMNLYVRYLPALRVFNITRSAIPPLNYLGKKRSFSCIKDSTDQKLRSQIYRLLSFCELHCGDDLPVNESDIGCIIEMNQHMFLEKFRQECIVFVKGILSSILCCAKQKEVSEPDTEVSDEIICLAAATRVMGSSILYILHNKNYEANCKEYNVICEIISLLGQYGTDELHRYDLLAIIGESVESESASMLMLAHFASLSTCCLRRRLGFLWKGCIIMMMIATNLIAEEQSWGTFHLPMDVSKYSPVFCNTEKGIVEVSARTKEIILRYKSIHKSHNKGRRFYDDGISLNYVISLQFGRS, encoded by the exons ATGACAGCTTTGCATCACCTTCTCTGCCGCTCCCATTTCTCCCTCGAGGCAAGAAAAATAAATCCTAGGGTTTCTGCCTCCAATCCGCGGCCGATGCCTGACGCCAATGAGCTGGAAGCCGCCCGGCGCGTGGCGACCTTCACCTTGGCGGAGCTCTCTATCTCCTCTTCGACGTTGCCTCCTCGCTccaacctcccggcgctctttcgCCGCTGCCTCCAGTTGCTGCCTCTTCTCAACGCTGGCGATCCAAAACTAGCCGCTCGATGCTGCCGCGGCCTCCTCGCTTCCGTTGGCGCCATCCTCTCTCGGGACCTCTCGCCCTCCCTCCTCCCTGCAATCGAG GTCTTCACTGAGAGTGTTGTTTCTAGTGACCATTTGAGGAGCTGCTTGATTATAGCCAACTGTGCTGCACGTGAAGGATCAAGGATGTTCGCTGAGGCTGACCCATACGAGGATGAGCACATAATGCTTGAACTTGTGTGCCGCCACTTCATTTCATCATTACTGGACGAGGGGGCATTTGAGGTGTTTCTGAGTGCACTTTCTTGGTCGGGGAGGGCATTGCAGCGGACTCCAGAAATCAGCTTTCAGGGGGCTTTTGTGCTGGTTCAAAGGACCTACCTCTCTTTGCCGGCTGTTGTACAAGCACATCTTTTACTGCTCATGTCAAGATGCACCAGTGGTCAAAATCTTAACTCGCATATGCTAGCGTTTAGATATGCCATGAATCTTTATGTCAGATATTTACCGGCATTGCGTGTTTTCAACATAACCCGCAGTGCAATACCCCCACTGAATTATTTGGGCAAGAAAAGATCTTTTAGTTGTATCAAAGATAGCACTGATCAGAAACTCAGAAGTCAGATCTATCGTCTGCTTTCGTTTTGTGAATTGCACTGTGGTGATGATCTTCCTGTCAATGAGAGTGATATTGGTTGCATAATTGAAATGAACCAGCATATGTTTCTTGAAAAGTTCAGGCAAGAATGTATTGTGTTTGTGAAGGGTATATTGTCTAGTATCCTGTGCTGTGCAAAGCAAAAGGAGGTGAGTGAACCTGATACTGAGGTATCAGATGAGATTATTTGCCTTGCTGCAGCAACTAGGGTAATGGGCTCCTCAATTCTATACATCCTGCACAATAAAAATTATGAAGCAAACTGCAAGGAATACAATGTTATATGTGAAATTATCAGTTTGCTTGGGCAATATGGAACAGATGAGCTTCATAGATATGACCTCCTGGCTATTATTGGGGAGTCAGTGGAAAGTGAAAGTGCCTCAATGCTAATGTTGGCTCATTTTGCTAGCTTATCAACTTGTTGTTTAAGAAGAAGGCTTGGCTTTCTGTGGAAAGGTTGTATTATCATGATGATGATCGCCACAAATCTTATTGCTGAAGAGCAAAGTTGGGGTACATTTCATCTCCCTATGGATGTCTCCAAATATTCTCCAGTTTTCTGCAATACCGAAAAGGGGATTGTAGAG GTTTCTGCTCGAACTAAAGAGATAATATTACGGTATAAAAGCATACATAAATCTCATAATAAAGGCAGGCGCTTTTATGATGATGGAATCAG tttgaATTATGTTATCTCGTTGCAGTTTGGGCGCTCCTGA
- the LOC103630700 gene encoding uncharacterized protein isoform X2 codes for MTALHHLLCRSHFSLEARKINPRVSASNPRPMPDANELEAARRVATFTLAELSISSSTLPPRSNLPALFRRCLQLLPLLNAGDPKLAARCCRGLLASVGAILSRDLSPSLLPAIEVFTESVVSSDHLRSCLIIANCAAREGSRMFAEADPYEDEHIMLELVCRHFISSLLDEGAFEVFLSALSWSGRALQRTPEISFQGAFVLVQRTYLSLPAVVQAHLLLLMSRCTSGQNLNSHMLAFRYAMNLYVRYLPALRVFNITRSAIPPLNYLGKKRSFSCIKDSTDQKLRSQIYRLLSFCELHCGDDLPVNESDIGCIIEMNQHMFLEKFRQECIVFVKGILSSILCCAKQKEVSEPDTEVSDEIICLAAATRVMGSSILYILHNKNYEANCKEYNVICEIISLLGQYGTDELHRYDLLAIIGESVESESASMLMLAHFASLSTCCLRRRLGFLWKGCIIMMMIATNLIAEEQSWGTFHLPMDVSKYSPVFCNTEKGIVEVSARTKEIILRYKSIHKSHNKGRRFYDDGIRCNSSGLEVAVQNS; via the exons ATGACAGCTTTGCATCACCTTCTCTGCCGCTCCCATTTCTCCCTCGAGGCAAGAAAAATAAATCCTAGGGTTTCTGCCTCCAATCCGCGGCCGATGCCTGACGCCAATGAGCTGGAAGCCGCCCGGCGCGTGGCGACCTTCACCTTGGCGGAGCTCTCTATCTCCTCTTCGACGTTGCCTCCTCGCTccaacctcccggcgctctttcgCCGCTGCCTCCAGTTGCTGCCTCTTCTCAACGCTGGCGATCCAAAACTAGCCGCTCGATGCTGCCGCGGCCTCCTCGCTTCCGTTGGCGCCATCCTCTCTCGGGACCTCTCGCCCTCCCTCCTCCCTGCAATCGAG GTCTTCACTGAGAGTGTTGTTTCTAGTGACCATTTGAGGAGCTGCTTGATTATAGCCAACTGTGCTGCACGTGAAGGATCAAGGATGTTCGCTGAGGCTGACCCATACGAGGATGAGCACATAATGCTTGAACTTGTGTGCCGCCACTTCATTTCATCATTACTGGACGAGGGGGCATTTGAGGTGTTTCTGAGTGCACTTTCTTGGTCGGGGAGGGCATTGCAGCGGACTCCAGAAATCAGCTTTCAGGGGGCTTTTGTGCTGGTTCAAAGGACCTACCTCTCTTTGCCGGCTGTTGTACAAGCACATCTTTTACTGCTCATGTCAAGATGCACCAGTGGTCAAAATCTTAACTCGCATATGCTAGCGTTTAGATATGCCATGAATCTTTATGTCAGATATTTACCGGCATTGCGTGTTTTCAACATAACCCGCAGTGCAATACCCCCACTGAATTATTTGGGCAAGAAAAGATCTTTTAGTTGTATCAAAGATAGCACTGATCAGAAACTCAGAAGTCAGATCTATCGTCTGCTTTCGTTTTGTGAATTGCACTGTGGTGATGATCTTCCTGTCAATGAGAGTGATATTGGTTGCATAATTGAAATGAACCAGCATATGTTTCTTGAAAAGTTCAGGCAAGAATGTATTGTGTTTGTGAAGGGTATATTGTCTAGTATCCTGTGCTGTGCAAAGCAAAAGGAGGTGAGTGAACCTGATACTGAGGTATCAGATGAGATTATTTGCCTTGCTGCAGCAACTAGGGTAATGGGCTCCTCAATTCTATACATCCTGCACAATAAAAATTATGAAGCAAACTGCAAGGAATACAATGTTATATGTGAAATTATCAGTTTGCTTGGGCAATATGGAACAGATGAGCTTCATAGATATGACCTCCTGGCTATTATTGGGGAGTCAGTGGAAAGTGAAAGTGCCTCAATGCTAATGTTGGCTCATTTTGCTAGCTTATCAACTTGTTGTTTAAGAAGAAGGCTTGGCTTTCTGTGGAAAGGTTGTATTATCATGATGATGATCGCCACAAATCTTATTGCTGAAGAGCAAAGTTGGGGTACATTTCATCTCCCTATGGATGTCTCCAAATATTCTCCAGTTTTCTGCAATACCGAAAAGGGGATTGTAGAG GTTTCTGCTCGAACTAAAGAGATAATATTACGGTATAAAAGCATACATAAATCTCATAATAAAGGCAGGCGCTTTTATGATGATGGAATCAG GTGCAACAGCAGCGGCTTGGAAGTTGCGGTGCAGAACTCATGA
- the LOC542267 gene encoding ATP synthase subunit beta, mitochondrial precursor: MASRRVVSSLLRSASRLRAASPAAPRPRAPPHRPSPAGYLFNRAAAYASSAAAQAAPATPPPATGKTGGGKITDEFTGAGAIGQVCQVIGAVVDVRFDEGLPPILTALEVLDNNIRLVLEVAQHLGENMVRTIAMDGTEGLVRGQRVLNTGSPITVPVGRATLGRIINVIGEPIDEKGDIKTNHFLPIHREAPAFVEQATEQQILVTGIKVVDLLAPYQRGGKIGLFGGAGVGKTVLIMELINNVAKAHGGFSVFAGVGERTREGNDLYREMIESGVIKLDDKQSESKCALVYGQMNEPPGARARVGLTGLTVAEHFRDAEGQDVLLFIDNIFRFTQANSEVSALLGRIPSAVGYQPTLATDLGGLQERITTTKKGSITSVQAIYVPADDLTDPAPATTFAHLDATTVLSRQISELGIYPAVDPLDSTSRMLSPHVLGEDHYNTARGVQKVLQNYKNLQDIIAILGMDELSEDDKLTVARARKIQRFLSQPFHVAEVFTGAPGKYVELKESVKSFQGVLDGKYDDLPEQSFYMVGGIEEVIAKAEKIAKESAS; encoded by the exons ATGGCGTCCCGCCGGGTCGTCTCCTCGCTCCTCCGCTCCGCGTCCCGCCTGCGGGCCGCCTCGCCCGCTGCTCCACGACCGCGCGCGCCACCGCACCGCCCGTCCCCGGCCGGGTACCTCTTCAACCGCGCTGCCGCCTACGCCTCTTCCGCCGCGGCCCAGGCGGCACCTGCCACCCCGCCGCCGGCCACCGGGAAGACCGGGGGCGGCAAGATCACCGACGAGTTCACCGGCGCTGGCGCCATCGGCCAGGTGTGCCAGGTGATCGGCGCCGTCGTTGACGTGCGCTTCGATGAGGGCCTCCCGCCCATCCTCACGGCGCTCGAGGTGCTCGACAACAACATCCGCCTCGTGCTCGAGGTGGCGCAGCACCTTGGCGAGAACATGGTGCGCACCATCGCTATGGACGGCACGGAGGGGCTCGTCCGCGGCCAGCGCGTCCTCAACACTGGCTCCCCCATCACC GTGCCTGTTGGCAGGGCTACCCTTGGACGCATCATAAATGTTATTGGTGAACCGATTGATGAGAAGGGTGACATAA AGACAAACCACTTCCTCCCTATTCATCGTGAAGCCCCTGCTTTTGTTGAGCAGGCCACTGAGCAGCAAATTCTTGTTACTGGAATCAAG GTCGTGGATCTTCTTGCACCCTACCAAAGGGGTGGAAAGATTGGTCTCTTCGGTGGTGCAGGAGTGGGTAAAACTGTGCTCATTATGGAGTTGATCAACAATGTTGCTAAGGCCCATG GTGGTTTCTCTGTGTTTGCTGGTGTTGGAGAACGTACCCGTGAAGGTAATGATCTGTACAGGGAAATGATTGAAAGTGGTGTCATTAAGCTAGATGACAAGCAG AGCGAAAGCAAGTGTGCTCTTGTTTACGGGCAGATGAATGAGCCCCCGGGTGCTCGTGCTCGTGTTGGGTTGACTGGTTTGACTGTTGCTGAACATTTCCGTGATGCTGAAGGACAAGATGTGCTTCTGTTTATTGACAACATTTTCCGTTTTACTCAG GCAAACTCTGAGGTGTCTGCTCTTCTTGGACGTATCCCATCTGCTGTGGGATACCAGCCAACCCTTGCCACTGATCTTGGAGGACTGCAAGAGCGTATTACGACAACAAAGAAGGGTTCTATTACATCTGTGCAGGCCATCTACGTGCCTGCCGATGACTTGACGGATCCTGCTCCTGCTACTACCTTTGCCCATCTTGATGCTACAACTGTGTTGTCACGACAG ATCTCTGAGCTTGGTATTTATCCTGCTGTTGATCCACTGGATTCCACATCAAGAATGCTTTCTCCCCACGTGCTGGGTGAGGATCACTACAACACTGCTCGTGGTGTGCAGAAGGTTCTTCAGAACTACAAAAATCTTCAGGATATTATTGCTATCTTGGGTATGGATGAGCTCAGTGAGGATGACAAGCTGACAGTCGCCCGTGCAAGAAAGATTCAGCGTTTCCTGAGCCAGCCTTTCCATGTCGCTGAAGTTTTCACGGGTGCTCCAGGAAAGTATGTGGAGCTGAAGGAAAGCGTGAAGAGTTTCCAG GGTGTTTTGGATGGGAAGTATGATGACCTCCCTGAGCAGTCATTCTACATGGTTGGTGGCATTGAGGAAGTCATTGCTAAGGCTGAGAAAATTGCCAAGGAGTCTGCTTCATAA